The following DNA comes from Populus trichocarpa isolate Nisqually-1 chromosome 19, P.trichocarpa_v4.1, whole genome shotgun sequence.
cATATCAATTAACCATGCTTTGGGTTTTCTTggggggaaaaagaagaagaaatggagttACAACAAGAATgggaggaaaaaataaatagatcaaTTCACGGTACGGCTATCACCAGTAAAACTCACCACTGGCAAATCAAAAAACCAAGAGAACGAAAACTCAACCTTGTATATCTGATACAGTTTGTCCCAAAGCCAGTTGCTTGTGACGTAAAGTTGCTGTTGCTGCAGTTCCATGGCCATCAAGATGGAATGATAAAAAGGATTACAGGAGGTGACTAGGATATGGCAGCAGCTTCTTTAGCACTTTCTTTCACCATTGTCTTGACAAAGAGTTCCCCTGCTCTGTAAGAGGATCGAACCTGGAAAATAAAATCGAAAGCTCTTGTAGGTAAATTTAAAAGGGTCGATAGAGTGTCTTGGAAACAACTAAAGGAACTCAAGCTCAGCTAGTAAAACATTGAATTTGAAGCAAAACCATGCATAGGTTTGCAAAGCTTTTATTATAGAAGCAGACTGAAATTTAGACCCAACAGGATTTTAATGAACACAAATGGATTTGAACAGGGCTGCATTTACAAATTATAACAGTAACAATTAGCCTGTCTTCCCATTTGTTGTTCGTGTAAGAACACAAATGCTGACATCTATAACCTCCAACGTAAATAGTTATCAAAGAACTTACCAGAGGTCCACTAGCCACATAACGGAATCCAATAGACTCTCCATATTCCTTCCAATAAGCAAACTTCTCAGGTGAAACATACTCCTTAACCGTTAAATGTAATGGAGTGGGCTGCAAAAGATAAGCAGTTTCATATCGAGAGCTAAGCCTGCAAGAGTCAAATAAATGTAGCACCACAATATAACACGACAACACAACAAATGCCTTGGCAGTGTTGAACTGAAACCATCTTTTGGCAATATGAGAATCATTCAGGCAGTAAAACACTAGACTATGGCAAGCTTTAAGAGTTTAACATAATTAAGAAAGCAGAGGCCCAATTCTAGGCATAAGACGTGTATTACTCGAGCTAAATAGCATAAGAGCATAGTGGCACATAATTTTACCTGTAAGTACTGTCCAAATGTTAGAATATCAACATCTATAGCCCTTAAATCAGTCATGGCTTCCTTCACCTCATCATCAGTTTCTCCCAGACCCAACATTATAGAAGTTTTTGTTATCATTCCCTTCTTACTGACTTTTGCATGTTTCAAAACTGATAAACTCTGTTCATACCTGCATTTCCCATTCttaaaataagaatcaaaattagcATTCACGACAAGTTTTCTTGAAAGAAAGACCAATCTGCATAAGATTTCTTGCTATAAGTACACCAAGCCTGGATTTGGTTTATTCATGCAAATTTTGTCCCGTTCTCAACAAATAATAGAATACCTTTATGTATCATCTGTATAAATATCCTTTTGATGGAGAATGAAGGGCAACAATGGGAAATGGTATTTATTTGTTtaggaattttaatattttatgattattctagattattttatttaaaatggaaattggtatttattatttgatagtttaatTAGGATTTTAGTTTCATTATAGAATTAAGACTTATTGGTTttcctaaataataaaaactagtataatcataaaatattaaaattcctaAACAAATAAATACCAACTCCCATTGTTGCCCTTAATTCTCCATCAGCTTTACTTGGCGATAATCGTGAATGTtatataatactaaatattgtttataatttgcaTCATGTGTAAAGTCAGAAATAGCCTAGAACAAACCACCAGAAATTTTCCATTTGTTTCAGCTTTTGTCTTTTGTATTCAAATACTATAAACTGATCATCAAATACAACCATGGCTGGTAAGcctcaaaacacaaaacaactgATATGATGCAGACAGATCCATGTTTTGTGCTTGTACAGAAGCAATAACAAGCCACTCACCCAGCTCGGGGATCTCTAACAATTCGTTGTAGGCGTTTAACAGTCTCAACATTGTGGGCAAACACATCCAATCCTGAATGTACCAGAGTATCTACAGCCTTTAGGTCACCACGGAAATCAGAAGTTAAGCATTCAACCATGATCTCTGGCTTCAGTTCCTGCAGAAAAGGTGTACAGAATCCAATATGTGATTCTTATACTCTGCAACAGTAAATAGGAGCATGACATCCATAAAGTAAGCCTGATAACATACAAACCTTCATAGCTCGAACAGTTTGGGCAAAATGGCCACTTCCCCCATCCGATAGATCATCACGGTCTACACTTGTTATAACAATGTAATCCACACTACATTGGGAAAGAAGAAACATACTAGATTAGTTCGATGCTTAAAGCAAGTTGAACACTACAGTATGACCTACTGtctatcttttcatttcttcttaCATATTGAAGGAAATGGTattttgagatgaaaaaaaaaagcctttcaTTTGATAATCTAAAACATACTTGCAAACAGTACAGAAACAATATTTCCATAGTTAATTCTAAGAAACAAACTCACCCCCAACTTGCAATAGCCAAAGCAGTGTTAAGTGGCTCCATGGGGTCAGGAGGAGGAGGGGTTCTGCTGGTTTTAACAGCACAAAATCTACATCCACGGGTACAAGTATCACCCAAAACCATAATAGTTGCTGTTGCAATACCATCCCCGCCTCCATTCCAACACTCTCCAATATTGGGGCATTGAGCTTCTTGGCAAACAGTGTTGAGATTCAAGCGAGAGATAGATTCTTTTACCTCTTCAAATCGTTCTCCTTGAGGAGCTCTCTGCCTCAACCACTCTGGCTTCTTCTCATTGAGATCCCTCCCAGTGTATGGCCCCATCTTTCCACCTCCTGGATATGGGTATGGGCCCTTCTCATTGTTCTTCAAATCCACAGACGCTGATGATGAAGAGCCATTATTGATAGTGGTAGAATTCTGTGGGTGTTTTGC
Coding sequences within:
- the LOC18108579 gene encoding lipoyl synthase 2, chloroplastic isoform X2; the encoded protein is MIEQSLSKPSFSLSIPIPKAPKSKSSFFCSYSKIRCESVDYPSLTKIDAKHPQNSTTINNGSSSSASVDLKNNEKGPYPYPGGGKMGPYTGRDLNEKKPEWLRQRAPQGERFEEVKESISRLNLNTVCQEAQCPNIGECWNGGGDGIATATIMVLGDTCTRGCRFCAVKTSRTPPPPDPMEPLNTALAIASWGVDYIVITSVDRDDLSDGGSGHFAQTVRAMKELKPEIMVECLTSDFRGDLKAVDTLVHSGLDVFAHNVETVKRLQRIVRDPRAGYEQSLSVLKHAKVSKKGMITKTSIMLGLGETDDEVKEAMTDLRAIDVDILTFGQYLQPTPLHLTVKEYVSPEKFAYWKEYGESIGFRYVASGPLVRSSYRAGELFVKTMVKESAKEAAAIS
- the LOC18108579 gene encoding lipoyl synthase 2, chloroplastic isoform X1, coding for MTNKKVFLLFGRRTQRPKTKALSFKSRRHIISSNTKPVFFITDFSYHRHRWLTAFRYITAAATQANKPKAKRVLFFPSSFESKNNPEKIKMIEQSLSKPSFSLSIPIPKAPKSKSSFFCSYSKIRCESVDYPSLTKIDAKHPQNSTTINNGSSSSASVDLKNNEKGPYPYPGGGKMGPYTGRDLNEKKPEWLRQRAPQGERFEEVKESISRLNLNTVCQEAQCPNIGECWNGGGDGIATATIMVLGDTCTRGCRFCAVKTSRTPPPPDPMEPLNTALAIASWGVDYIVITSVDRDDLSDGGSGHFAQTVRAMKELKPEIMVECLTSDFRGDLKAVDTLVHSGLDVFAHNVETVKRLQRIVRDPRAGYEQSLSVLKHAKVSKKGMITKTSIMLGLGETDDEVKEAMTDLRAIDVDILTFGQYLQPTPLHLTVKEYVSPEKFAYWKEYGESIGFRYVASGPLVRSSYRAGELFVKTMVKESAKEAAAIS